CGCGGCCGCCGAAGGTGAACAAGCGGCTGCGTACGGCGAATGACTGTTCCATCACGCCCGCGTCATCCGCGTTGAGCACCGCCGCGTCGGTGGGCCATTGCCGGGCGAACAGGCGCCGCTTGGCCGCGACGTAGTCGTCGTGCGAGGCGTAACGGTCCTGGTGGTCGGGCGCCAGATTCAGCAGGGCGGCGACCGAGGGCCGCAGTTCCACGATCGTTTCCAACTGGAAGCTCGACAATTCCACGACGGCGATTTCCGGCGGGACCTCGGCGAGCAGCGCCTCGGCCAGCGGCGTGCCGAGATTGCCGCCGACGAAAGTCCGCCGGCCGTCGGCGATCAGCATTTCGCCCACCAGCGCGGTGGTCGTGGACTTACCCTTGGTGCCGGTGATGCCGATCACCGGCGCCGCCAGCAGGCGGAACGCCAGTTCGACCTCGCCGATGATTTCGACGCCGCGCTCGCGTGCCTGTTGAAAAATCGGCAAGGCCAGCGGCACGCCCGGGCTGCTGACGATGAGATCGGCCCAGGCGAACAGGGTTGCGGAGTGGCCGCCCAACTCACTCGTTTCCAGCAGCGGCGCCAACTCGCGAACCGCCGCGCGCTGTTTCTCGCCGTCGCGCGCGTCGCTGACCGCCACCTTGGCGCCGTGCCGGCGGGTCAGGCGAGCCGCCGCCACGCCGCTTTTCCCGAGGCCCGCGATCAACACCTTGCGACCCGCCAGCATCACAGCGCTTCCCCTTTCAAACCGCGCACCACGCGTTCCATCCGCATGCCGCGACTACCCTTGACCAGAATGACATCGCCGCGCCGGCCGGTCCGCCGCAGTTCGTCGACGATCGCAGCGTGATCGCCGGCCAGCACGATCCGTTGCGGATCCATCTTTTCCTCGCGCGCGCCCGCGGCCACGAGCGGCGACATTTCGCCCAGCAAGAACAGCCGGTCCAGCCCGATCTTTGCCGCGTGACGGCCGAGCCGCCGGTGCGCGGCCTCGGCCTCGGGGCCGAGTTCGAACATGTCGCCGAGCACCGCGATCTTGCGCCCCTCGCCCGCCAGTTCGTCGAGCGCCGCGAGCGCCGCGTCCATGCTGCGCGGATTGGCGTTGTAGCAGTCGTCGATCACCGTGATGCCGAAAATGTTGAGCACCCGGCTGCGCATGGCGGGTGGCCGGAACTGTTCCAGCCCGCGGACGATCGCCTCGAGCGGAACGCCGAACGCGTGGCCGGCGGCGGCCGCCGCCAAGGCGTTGCCGACGTTGTGGCGGCCGAACGTCGCCAGGTAAACGTCGGCCCGGCGGCCGGCGATTTCCATCGTCACCGCGATGCCCTCGAAGCCCTTGGGCTCGACGGCCAGCGCCTTCACCTCGGCCGGGCCGTCGGCGGCCAGCGAGAAGTAGATCGTGCGGAAGGGCTTGCCCGCGCCCATCGAGGCGACCCGCGGGTCGTCGGCGTTGAGCACCGCGATGTGGCCGGCGCCGAAATTTTCCAGCAGCTCGCCCTTGGCCTGGGCGACCGCGCCGATCGTCTTGAGGTGTTCGAGGTGCACCGCGCTGACGTTGGTGATCACGCCGATCGTCGGCCGGGCGATTTCGGCCAGGCGCCGGATTTCGCCGCGCAGGCTCATGCCCATTTCGAGCAGCACCACCTCGTGTTCGGGCTGGATCTTGAGCACCGACAACGGTAGGCCGATCAGGTTGTTGAAGTTGCCTTCGTTGCGCAACACCTTGCCGGGACGGGCCGCCTGCAGCACCTCGAACAACATTTCCTTGGTCGTGGTCTTACCGGTCGAACCGGTCACCGCCAGCACCGGCAACCGCCGCTCGGCCAGGGTGCCGCGCGCCAGTTCGCCCAGGGCGTACAGCGTGTCCTCCACCCGGATCACCGCTACGCCGGGCCGCGCCGGCGGCGCGATTTCCTCATCGACCACCAGGCCGGCGGCGCCCTGGGCGACCGCGGTTTCCAGGAAGCGGTGGCCGTTGAAATTCGGCCCCTTCAGGGCGATGAAACATTCGCCGGGCCGCAGCGCGCGCGTATCGGTGGTGACGCCGGTGAAGGCGATCTCCGGCGATCCGGCCGCCAACCGGCCGCCGCTCAGCCGCGCCACGCTTCCCGCCTGTAACAATTCGTTCATCCGGCTATGCCTTCAAGCGGGCGGCCAGTGCCGCCGCCGCGACCTCGCGGTCGTCGAAGTGAATCCGCGCGGAGCCGATGATCTGGTAATCCTCGTGGCCCTTGCCGGCGATCAGCACCACGTCGCCCGGCCGCGCGGCCCGCACCACCAATTGAATCGCCTTGGCCCGGTCGGGTTCGACCGCATAAACCGGCCCGTTGTTCCAGCCGGCGACCTCAGAGGGCTCGATCCGCCGCCGCCCCATTCTTTCCACACCGGGCAGAATCTGCTCGATGATCGCCTGCGGCGTTTCGGTGCGCGGGTTGTCGCTGGTCACCAGGGTCAGATCGGCCTGCTGCGCCACCGCCGCGCCCATCAGCGGCCGTTTGCCGCGATCGCGATCGCCGCCGCACCCGAAGACCACCAGCAGCCGGCCGCGCGCCAGCCGCCGCATGGTCGAACCGACGT
The sequence above is a segment of the Myxococcales bacterium genome. Coding sequences within it:
- the murF gene encoding UDP-N-acetylmuramoyl-tripeptide--D-alanyl-D-alanine ligase, which codes for MNELLQAGSVARLSGGRLAAGSPEIAFTGVTTDTRALRPGECFIALKGPNFNGHRFLETAVAQGAAGLVVDEEIAPPARPGVAVIRVEDTLYALGELARGTLAERRLPVLAVTGSTGKTTTKEMLFEVLQAARPGKVLRNEGNFNNLIGLPLSVLKIQPEHEVVLLEMGMSLRGEIRRLAEIARPTIGVITNVSAVHLEHLKTIGAVAQAKGELLENFGAGHIAVLNADDPRVASMGAGKPFRTIYFSLAADGPAEVKALAVEPKGFEGIAVTMEIAGRRADVYLATFGRHNVGNALAAAAAGHAFGVPLEAIVRGLEQFRPPAMRSRVLNIFGITVIDDCYNANPRSMDAALAALDELAGEGRKIAVLGDMFELGPEAEAAHRRLGRHAAKIGLDRLFLLGEMSPLVAAGAREEKMDPQRIVLAGDHAAIVDELRRTGRRGDVILVKGSRGMRMERVVRGLKGEAL
- the murD gene encoding UDP-N-acetylmuramoyl-L-alanine--D-glutamate ligase — its product is MLAGRKVLIAGLGKSGVAAARLTRRHGAKVAVSDARDGEKQRAAVRELAPLLETSELGGHSATLFAWADLIVSSPGVPLALPIFQQARERGVEIIGEVELAFRLLAAPVIGITGTKGKSTTTALVGEMLIADGRRTFVGGNLGTPLAEALLAEVPPEIAVVELSSFQLETIVELRPSVAALLNLAPDHQDRYASHDDYVAAKRRLFARQWPTDAAVLNADDAGVMEQSFAVRSRLFTFGGRDSNAWFAGDVLHLRLDGAPETYDAAKYLPPGKHNRENLAAAALMARLAGASPAAIQQTIETFRGLAHRLETLAEISGVLYVNDSKATTPGAVRTSLRAMNRPVILILGGRDKGGDWSTISVDVVSRARLVFAYGEAAARIAAGLAEIPIRIVGPFAEALAQARAAARPGEAVLLSPGCASFDQFANFEERGEAMRQWVERL